The following DNA comes from Alnus glutinosa chromosome 6, dhAlnGlut1.1, whole genome shotgun sequence.
CAGATAGGCCTATCTTACGCTTTTTGCCCAATAAAGAACCCAAGCAACAGGGCAATGCTGAAAGAGTCAACTGAATCTACCTCTATAAGTTctctttttcactcttttttaaaaaaaaaaaaaaattatatttttaatttagcgTTGCTCCATATAAAGAGGACGGTCGTGACTCCTGAGAGTCAGAGAAATAATGGTTTGGgaggcattttttatttttggtttgaaaaaaatatttttaggtaacataaagaataaaataattcttatatttttaggtgtattttatgttttgaaatgttcctcaatatttttattttgagaaaaaaaaaaaaaaaaagaagagaaaatcaaacaaagacATTATTGTCTGGCCCATACATTCAATGGACCACAATCAGATAAATATAATTGGGCCTCAATTGGGCTCAGTACAACGAgatgttttctctttttctgttAATCTTTCCGTTTTTTGGTGCTAAGCTTCCACGGATCAGTCTTCGCATCCCGACCATTTCCGAGTAAAGGTttgcgcagagagagagagagatgggaggaGGCCATGGAGAGGGCACAACGTACAAGGGCTTCACGGTGCACCACCCAAAGCGCTGGCACGCGCTCACCGGGAAGGGCATGTGCGCTATCATGTGGTCAGTGTTAGCCCactttctttcctcttcttctttatttcaatctattttctattaacaaaaccctaatttcgtTTTCACAATCAATCACTTGGTTGTATACCAATTTGGTACCCCAGATCTGCAtgcttaatattatttattgtaATCTGAAATTTCATTTTAGGGTCGGAAGTCGGAAAGGAGAAAATGCTATGTAGACTGTGTGAGTGTAACATTGATTAACGCGTATAAAACGAGTAATTTTGTGGACATCTGCGTTGTAAGTGGGTTATTTAGCTGTTGAAACCTGGGTTCAAGCTTAAACAtaaaacttttgatttggagGCATGCCTTGTAACAATgaaagttcattttttttttttagttctttttcttttcttttgcataATTATGGGTTTCTGGATTCAATAAAATGGTTTTCCTTGCTCCATTTTAGTTATGGGAGTATAAAgttctgcaaaaaaaaaaaaaaaactttatttacttatcaaaaaaataaagttctgCAAAACATTCAAATTATACAACAAGTATATAAACTTCTCCAAATAAAAGGGGCAAAGGCTATATTTGAAGACAAAATTAGCTGATTAGCGTGTGTATGAAAATGACAGTAATGGTATCCGTCGATGGGTCTTTCAAAATTTGATGATGAAgggatttaattttttatttaattttaattgttccTTTCATTTGCTGGTGAGtttatgaattttttgaaatttatatgTCAGGTTTTGGGTGCTGTACAGGGCCAAGCAAGATGGTCCTGTAGTACTGGTAAGATTGAATTTGGCTCCAGCtttcaatgtatttttttgAGCCCTTTTTCGTTATTGTCTGCTTTTCCAacttgttttctcttttgtgtTGTGCCTTTAGGGTTGGCGACATCCTTGGGAGGGCCATGGGCATGACGATCATTCCCATGGCCAAGGCCATGGCCATGAACATTAGGTACCTTTTATCTTTCTTTGCTTGTTTAAGGTTCAATCAAATGAGTTGATTGGATTTTTGcttcttgtttagaaaatagTAGAGGAACTCTTATTGCTTTCATTTGGTTCTTTATGGATGAGTTTTTTTCATAGGCAATACTCATTGAATGTCGaacctttttgttttaaatggGTCATGCATAGTGGCATATACTCCATGGATACATGTGCATATTCTAAATCTTGCTTTATTTTGGACATGGCTCTAATATGTTGAAAAGAATCTGCCATCCAGCCAAACTAATTACAATTTAGTTTTTAAACCAAGATCCTTGGAGGAATTGTTGTATGTTCTGCTGTGTTTAGTGTGTTGATAATTTTGGTGAAGGTTGAATTATTGGATGGTCAATTTTTATGTCTTAAGATGCGACTGTCAGGACACAAAAGGctttacttttttaaaagagaagaggggagggggggaggggggggcaTTGAATGAATGAAATTTATTGAacaagtatttttaatttattagtaTGCATCTTGTCATCTCTATCTATCCACTTCTTACCCTCTTATGGGTACTGATATCAGTACAGAAACTGGCAAATTAGTTAGTGAACGCATTGGTTTCTAGATACGCACGAACAATTTTACAAGAAAACCAGCAGAGAAATATTTAAGCCACAGGTTGGCCGTACACTTTACTCTCCATAGATTCAGCATAGTTTTATTAAGGATCGTCTCAGTATCCTGTGAGTTAGTGTCCACAATAGAGATCTTTGCCACTTATAACCCAAGCCTGACAGCCCGAAATTCATGATGGAACACTATAGCAGTTTTAGTTGCACtaggtaggggtgtacaagcggttataaccggcggttattggctaaaaccgctaaccgcctagcggttatttttttttaccaaccgcaaccgctaaccgcctaggcggaggcggttatttttataaccgccggttagcggttataaccggcggtttgaAACCGCTTTCAAATTCTggttttgggccgggtttaGACCGGTTTTGGGCCGGGTTAAAATCAGTTTTGGGCTACTTTTTATACCAGTTTTGGGCCggttttgggccattttttgtacagattttaattttttcaagaaaaaaatttattactttttgggccttttgtcctttgttacaaaattaataaatctaaatacaaaattacaaatccaaaacacataaccaaattcaaatctaatttttcaaatccaaataaccaaattcaaaaccaaaaaattactaATCCAAACATATTCTAAATTCCAAAGGTAACTCCTTAAAAGTGATTAAAGCATTTCGTAATAAATATCACTCCCTAAATTGGAACATCCTCCCCATCATCATTGATATTAATTCGTTTTCTCATTTACAAAGCAAATATATAAtctgagtaaaaaaaaaaactttagaatCATAGAAGTAGTAGACTATCTTCATCATTGATTTCACCAGTAGCATTTCCATCCTCTCTTCTTCCGCTCTATCCTCCCATGCATTAAACTGGTTCTTTGATCTGAGCTTGATCGttcatcttcttttcttcttcatttttttttttttttgagagaaaatcttttcttctcttatttgcctatatatatatatatatatatatatatatatatatatatatatatatatatataaaagaaaaaaaaaaaaaaaaaaaaaaaaaaaaaaaaaagcacaacaACACCACCCATATTTTTGAACGATCAGTGAAAAGGGAACGTGCACAAGTATGGGTCTCAAATTGGGATATGTATTATGTCAAACACGTGGATTTCACAATCaatagacatatatatatatatatatacacgagatCGGCAGAGATGAGAGGGCAGAGATGACTTACGGCTGAGATGAGATGGGCACTGGGCAGACGAGGGGGCGGCGACAAGGCGGCTGAGACGAGATCGGCAGAGATGAGAGGGCAGAGACGACTTACGGCTGAGACGAGATGGGCACTGGGCAGACGAGGGGGCGGcgacaaaaatgaaaatggaatgGGGAGACCTAAACCTAAAACATCTGAGATGagattgtttatatatattatcaaaacggcgtcgttttgggcattgctgaatgcccaaaacgacgcccc
Coding sequences within:
- the LOC133870226 gene encoding NADH dehydrogenase [ubiquinone] 1 beta subcomplex subunit 2; the protein is MGGGHGEGTTYKGFTVHHPKRWHALTGKGMCAIMWFWVLYRAKQDGPVVLGWRHPWEGHGHDDHSHGQGHGHEH